The window TGCTGGGTTGTATTAAAGGTGATTTGATTTGACAGCGCGGCAATAAGTAATAGCGTATGCATACTATTCTCCCGAAAAAAAACAGGGCTTTCGCCCTGTTTATTCTCAGTCAGCAGACTGAATTAATGTTGGTTAGCCGTGACGTTGTTGCCAAAACCAACCTGACGAACCAGAACGTTGGAGTCAGACGCAGTCTGATTAACCACCGCACCGTTGCGACCACCGTATTGGGTCACGTTAATGTCCGCACGTTTAGCATTCCACTGATTGATGTCAGCGCTGTTGCTGAAGCCTGACTGTTTCAGACTAATGGTACTGTCATCAGCACCTTGTCCGACGGTTGCCCCGTTACCACGCCCATGCTGGGTGATGGTCACATCGGATTTACGTGCATCACTTTGCAGCGCATTCGCAATGTTGCCAGAACCATACTGGTAAATACTCATTGATGATTCTGGACCAAAATTATTACCACCACCATGGTGATTGCCGTTGCCGCCCCATTGCGGAACAACACCAGCCAGAGCACTGCCAGAAACTACGATTGCTGCGAATGCTGCCACTTTTAAAAGTTTCATGGTAAACCCCCATCGGATTGATTTAAAAGTCGTTCATGGATTAGCGTTGAGTCACGCGAATGGCCATTTGCGACTGTCTCTGCACCACAACTGCTGTTTTTTGTGTACCGTACTGGGTAATATTTGCTTTATTACCCGAACCTTTCTGGATAATAACGGCCGTATTACCGTAAGAACCTTGTTTTATACTCGCATCATTGGAACTACCCGCCTGATCTATATATGCAAGATTATATGATCCTGCCTGATCTATTTTCGCTCGGTTGCTTGAACCATCCTGCGAAATGACCGACAATAGCTTCGAGCCCGACTGGCGTGTATTGGCACTGTTCCCAGTGCCTACTTGACCAATAATGGCTGCCTGATTAAATGAAGACTTACTTAATTCATTTACCGCAAAGTTATATTCTGCATTAGCCATGTCATAACTTGTTGCGGACACAATTCCAGGCACACCCAGCATTGTAAACATCATAAATAACAACTTGTTTTTCATGTTGTCACCCTGGACCTGGTCGTACATGAAGTTGAATTATTTACCACTCAAGTTTTGTTGTTAACATGACTTAAACTTGTTAATGCCACGTTACGATGAAGAGTATGTCCGTTGAAACATTTTAAATAACTCACCCGCGAGTGGTATTTTTATATTCAGATTCACCCCAAAGTACTAATTAACAGCCAATAACGCTGTTATCTGTATACATTTTATTTTGGCTTTAGCGTGAGATGTGCATTTCTATGCAGAAGCATAAAAAACCAATCTTCAGCGACTTCAGGCCCTCGCAGCGCGAGGTGTTGATAGGCCCTGGCGCAAGTCGTGACAAACATCATTTTTTTCTGTCGAAAATTACTCAACGTAAAGTGAGACAAAAACTTCAGAATTCATTAGAAAGATAAAACGAAAGAACTATAAATAAACTTCTTATTTATCATGAGATTAATATAATTTGTATGATTTTTTAAATCTATGCAATAACAGTAAAGTGTACAACTTTCCTATCAAATCTAAACTCAATAAAAACCTTAAAATCACATTTTAATATATAAATTTACATTCTGTAACAAGTTTAACACTTGCTTTAAGATTTGTAATAGCTAGATTGAAATCAGTTGAAGTCCATTTGTTTTAATATTTTTACCCCTTTGGGTCGATATTTTATTTCTACACAGCAGTGCAGCATCTGTCAGTACTTCTGGTGTCTCTATTTTAGTAGAGGCAGCTGTCAGGTGTGCGACTATAAAAGTGGAGTTTCATCATGTTTAATGAAGTCCATAGTATTCATGGTCATACATTATTGTTGATCACTAAACCGTCCCTGCAGGCAACTGCATTATTACAACATTTAAAGCAATCGCTGGCGCTCACCGGAAAACTGCATAATATTCAACGTTCTCTGGACGATATTTCCTCCAGCTGCATTGTTTTACTGGATATGATGGAGGCAGATAAAAAGCTGATCCATTACTGGCAAGATAACTTAAGTAGAAAAAACAACAGTATAAAGACGTTATTGTTGAATACACCCGATGATTATCCGTACCGGGATATTGAAAACTGGCCGCATATCAATGGTGTATTTTACGTAGCAGAAGATGAACAGCGTGTGGTGGCCGGGTTACAAGGCGTTTTACGCGGTGAATGCTACTTCTCGCAAAAGCTCGCCAGCTACCTGATCACACATTCTGGAAACTATCGTTATAACAGTACAGAGTCAGCACTACTCACACATCGTGAAAAAGAGATCCTTAATAAACTGCGTATCGGCGCCTCAAATATTGAAATCGCACGCTCACTGTTTATCAGTGAAAATACGGTAAAAACGCATCTTTATAATCTTTTCAAAAAGATAGCTGTGAAGAACCGTACGCAGGCGGTCTCGTGGGCCAATGATAACCTCAGGCGATAATGCCATGAAACGCTATTTGAACTGGATTGTGGCAGCAAATTTATTCCTTGCTGCCGGGAATCTACACGCTGCTGTAGAAG of the Citrobacter freundii genome contains:
- the csgD gene encoding biofilm master transcriptional regulator CsgD, with amino-acid sequence MFNEVHSIHGHTLLLITKPSLQATALLQHLKQSLALTGKLHNIQRSLDDISSSCIVLLDMMEADKKLIHYWQDNLSRKNNSIKTLLLNTPDDYPYRDIENWPHINGVFYVAEDEQRVVAGLQGVLRGECYFSQKLASYLITHSGNYRYNSTESALLTHREKEILNKLRIGASNIEIARSLFISENTVKTHLYNLFKKIAVKNRTQAVSWANDNLRR
- the csgB gene encoding curli minor subunit CsgB; translated protein: MKNKLLFMMFTMLGVPGIVSATSYDMANAEYNFAVNELSKSSFNQAAIIGQVGTGNSANTRQSGSKLLSVISQDGSSNRAKIDQAGSYNLAYIDQAGSSNDASIKQGSYGNTAVIIQKGSGNKANITQYGTQKTAVVVQRQSQMAIRVTQR
- the csgA gene encoding curli major subunit CsgA — its product is MKLLKVAAFAAIVVSGSALAGVVPQWGGNGNHHGGGNNFGPESSMSIYQYGSGNIANALQSDARKSDVTITQHGRGNGATVGQGADDSTISLKQSGFSNSADINQWNAKRADINVTQYGGRNGAVVNQTASDSNVLVRQVGFGNNVTANQH